One segment of Brassica napus cultivar Da-Ae chromosome C3, Da-Ae, whole genome shotgun sequence DNA contains the following:
- the LOC106448494 gene encoding ATPase 1, plasma membrane-type-like, which produces MNQLRLNTSDFYSNQSRNVICLLNFALRITQLELSLSLSLGDHMQLSFRLAVCSHHHSSLFCGVIMIRSLVENGSQFRKPDSWKLNEIFATGIVLGGYQAVMSVIFFWVIHKTDFCSDKFGVRSIRDNNDELMFAVYLQVSNISQALIFVTRSRSWSFVERPGALLMIAFVIAQLIATLIAVYANWTFAKVKGIGWGWAVVIWVYSILTYIPQDILKFAIRYILSGKAWVSMFDKRSAPTTRRDYGAGERQAEWAREQRTQHGLQTRQEINVFPENEGYRELSQIVELREIHTFKGHVESVAKLKGMDIDTSGHHYTL; this is translated from the exons ATGAACCAGCTCAG GCTGAATACTTCAGACTTCTACTCAAACCAGTCAC GCAACGTGATTTGCCTCCTCAACTTTGCTTTGAGGATAACGCAGCTTGAACTGTCCCTCTCCCTGAGCTTGGGAGACCATATGCAGCTGAGCTTCAGGCTCGCTGTTTGCAGCCATCACCACTCCAGTCTCTTCTGTGGAGTCATCATGATAAGGAGTCTTGTGGAAAACGGTTCTCAAT TCAGGAAACCTGATAGCTGGAAGCTCAATGAAATATTTGCCACTGGAATTGTCTTGGGAGGCTACCAAGCCGTTATGAGTGTGATTTTCTTCTGGGTGATTCACAAGACTGACTTCTGCTCG GACAAGTTTggtgtgaggtcaatcagggaCAATAACGATGAACTAATGTTTGCTGTGTACCTACAAGTTAGTAACATCAGCCAAGCGCTTATATTCGTCACGAGGTCAAGGAGTTGGTCATTTGTTGAACGTCCAGGGGCGCTTCTGATGATTGCATTCGTCATTGCACAACTG ATTGCTACTTTGATTGCAGTGTATGCAAACTGGACATTTGCAAAGGTGAAGGGTATAGGTTGGGGATGGGCTGTTGTGATTTGGGTTTACAGTATTTTAACATACATCCCACAAGACATTTTGAAGTTTGCCATTAGATACATCTTGAGTGGAAAGGCTTGGGTCAGCATGTTTGACAAAAGG AGCGCTCCGACGACCAGGAGAGATTACGGTGCTGGAGAAAGACAAGCTGAGTGGGCGAGAGAACAAAGGACGCAGCACGGTCTGCAGACAAGACAAGAGATCAACGTCTTCCCAGAGAACGAGGGTTACAGAGAGCTTTCTCAGATCGTTGA GCTTAGGGAGATTCACACATTTAAGGGACATGTTGAATCAGTCGCAAAGCTAAAGGGCATGGACATTGATACATCAGGACATCACTACACTCTGTAG
- the LOC111204072 gene encoding uncharacterized protein LOC111204072 codes for MALGSAVSQPRLSSASRRRKRSNQQNIEDSKGGIKFLAWAAIMAAAVTFVMGFTCTKLYISSAPGPGLIKKAIFMVFLMCNTISLLSSVVALTHLIWGQRQSDFQLIQKAMLRAMALVTVAFVSILVAFMVGVCLVLIHLPWQTYF; via the coding sequence ATGGCCTTGGGATCTGCTGTTTCACAACCACGTCTCTCGAGTGCTTCACGGCGTCGCAAAAGATCTAACCAGCAAAATATAGAAGATTCAAAAGGTGGCATCAAATTTCTTGCGTGGGCTGCGATAATGGCAGCAGCTGTGACATTTGTTATGGGTTTCACATGTACAAAGCTTTACATCAGTTCTGCTCCAGGTCCAGGTTTGATCAAGAAAGCAATATTCATGGTTTTTCTGATGTGCAACACCATTTCACTGCTCAGTTCTGTTGTAGCACTAACACATCTCATTTGGGGACAACGCCAGAGTGATTTTCAACTTATACAGAAAGCTATGCTACGAGCCATGGCACTTGTCACAGTTGCTTTTGTGTCTATTTTGGTTGCTTTTATGGTTGGTGTTTGTCTTGTTTTGATTCATCTCCCATGGCAAacctatttttaa